The Gemmatimonadota bacterium DNA segment ATCGTCGATATTTTGGGATACGGAGTTGGTCAAGAAAAGCTGATTGTCCCGGGTTCCCCTGAAAACGAATGGGAAGAAATCGTCTTTGGAGAGCGATTTGTCAAAGCTGAGATTGCCGTCTCGTCGATCATAGAGCACTTTTTCACTCGTACTCGTAATCTTAACCAGTCTTTCTTCCAGCACCACCTTTTGAGTCACTGCAAAGCTAAAATCGTAGATGGTCTCGTCAATCAGCAGTTCAAAAGCAAAGCGCGAAGGCCGACTTCTCCCCTCGGCATCCAACCGAAATGTCTCAATTGGAATCAGGCTATCGGGTCTGGTACCTTTAATAACCAGCGTCTTGGCAAAATTCAGAGCTTTGAAAAAATTCGTCTTGCCCGATGCATTGCCGCCATAAATCGCCGCAATCGGAAGAACTCGCGTTTGGTACTTGCCGAGCTTTGGGACGCGTTCTCCATGCTGACGCTCTCGGCTGGCAACCATCGAAAAGGTCGTTGGGTCGCGGAAAGACATCCAGTTTTCAACTGAGAAACTGATTATCATCTCACCACCTCCTAATATGATATTTTCGATTTATATCATATTAAATTTAGAGGATTTTAGCTAAAAAACAAGGTTAAAAGAGAAAAAATCTCTTTAAATTCCTTTTCTTATCAATAATCATCGGGATAACATCAGAAATAGGTACAAAAAACAGGGCGACCACAGGGGGTCGCCCCTACTGTCGCGGCAGGGATGCCGCTCCTACGACTTAATTTTCACACTTCACACTTTTCCCTTCACACTTCACAACCCCACACCAAACGCCCTCTCAAACTCCCCCCAGAGATCGAGATCGACATCGGCGGTGGCATCGGAGAGAACCTCATCAAGTTCGCGGGGAGAAGCCGGTCCCACAAGAAGCATGCCATTGCCATTTAAGGGTGCAGCCAGACAAAATTGCAGAGCAAAGCGGCGAATACTAATCCCCCGCGCATTGCACCACTCCCACATCGCAACAGCGCGCTCTGCCTGCCCTGGATAGCGACGACCAGACAACTCGACATCGGGTTTGGGACCTGCCAGCAGGCCCATCCCCTGCACACTCGCCAAAATAAGACCCACATCGTGCTCAAGCGCGAGAGGAATCGTCGTCTCCGCAGCCGTCTGACTCAGCAACGTATAATCGAGAAACGTAATCACAATATCGCAAACCCCGGTCTCAATCGCGTAGCGGTGAAAATCGTGAGAACGACAGCCAATACCCGTATAACCGATCAGCCCCTCGTCTCTCATCTTCAAAAGCTCATCCGAAGCAAATCCCGGTGAATAAACCTCTTCTATATCCCTCGGATCGTGGATAAGCAACGCATCGATATAATCCGTCTTGAGTTGCCTAAGACTATTCTCAACCGTCCATCGAATCGACTTCGCCGAAAAATCGTGCCGCCGATCCCGATGGGTACCCGCCTTAGTCTGCAAATAAACCTTCTCCCGGTACCCTCCTTGAAGCGCGAGACCCACACGCCGCTCGCTCTCGCCCCCGCCATAAGCAGCAGACGTATCGATAAAATTAATCCCCCGATCAATCGCCTCTCGCACAGTCGCGATCCCCTCATCATCAGAGACCCGCTGCGGACTGCCGAGAAAAGCACAGCCAAGACCAATCGCTTTGGGTTTAAGTTCCGTGCGACCAAGACGTCGCGTTTCGAGTTCTGGCATAGCATCTCCTTATTTATTTTCGTTCACTTCTCACATAACGCGCCAGCAAGCTCAGATTCCGAATAAATGTGCGGCACGAAAGAATCTCCGCCTCAATGCGCTCGCGTCTATTCTCTGGATTTCTCAACGACCCCTGCTCGACCCATCGCCCCCGGCCATCGAGCGCATCAATAACTTCTCTCACCCGATCAACACCGGGGCTTGTAACGCGCCCGCGCTCAGACAAAATCTTCTCCCGCCCCTCTGCCCTGATGCGATTGTACAGAACCTCAACCCGCTCAATCCGATTCCCACTCACCTTAAACGCATAATGCGTGGGCAAATCTGAATCGTCATACGTAAGCACATAATCGCGGGTAAAAAACAGCGGCCGATTGGTCTGAAGCTCGTAAAACCGCGCCAGGCGACCATCGGGCAGAAGCGAGCGCTTTGCCCAATCCAGCGCGCCGGGAATCGGATCCAGAAAACGTTCCTCCCCAGTCGCCAAATACAAATCCAAAAGCACTTGCAAAACCCCAAAACTCTCGCCACCCGTAACAGAAGGCGGCTCAAACCGGCGTGCCCAGGTCGGCTCCATATCCAAATTGTACTGCTGCGCCCACGCGGGTTGTGGCTCGGGCATCTGCGCCAAAATAATAAAATCGCCACCGCGCTTAGCCGCATCGAGATAGCGGACATCCCCGTAAACATCGTACGCCTCAACCATCGTCTCGATCACATCGGCAATCGCATTATCATTAAACGTATAATAATCCAAATAACGCGTATTGGGATAGGTCCGCGACCACGTATTGGGATAACGCGCCTTCTTCACCGGAAACTTTTCTGGATCGGGAAAAACCTCAAACCGCTGTGGCCACGCCCCATTTGGATACTGCGCCTTGAGAAGCGCATCGAGCCCAAATAGCACCGCCGCGTGAACCTCTTCATCCTCAAAATCTTGCACCTTGTCAACCCGCATCAGCAACTGCAGGGCACTCTGCGTATTATTGTCGTCAAGCGTCGTGCGATTGCGGCGGTTCCCCGTATCGCCATCGCCCCGCTCGACATCTCGCCGAAAATGCCAGCGCTTACTTCCCTCCGCATCAAAATCAATGCGATAATCCCAACCCCCAGAAGCGAGTTGCCCCCAAACAAGCGCGCGCGCCGCCTCAACAGCACCATTGAGAAACAGCGTATCGCCCGTAGCCTCATACGCCTCCAAAAACGCCATACCCACAGCAGGCGTACCCGGCGGCTGCACCCAGATCGTCGAAGGCGACGCCGCGCCCTCGCCCTCGCGCATGGAAAAATCGGTCTTATACCGCCACAAATAACCGCCATTGGTCGCAACATCGGTGCGAAAATAGCGCGTCGCCACAACCATAGCATCAATCGCAGCCCGATGAAGACTTTCATCCGCACCGAGAGGCGCACTGACCATCAGGAGCAAAACAAAAAATCTTTTCATTTCGAACTCTTAAAAGAAGCGCGGGCGGGCACAGGGGCACCGCCCCTACATATACTAAACCACCAGCCACCAACCGCTGCAAGCTATCCCATTCAACCTCTGCGGTCAACCGCAAAATGTCCACATCAGTTGCGCTTTTAAGCATTAGCATTTAAATTCAGTTCACAATGGACATCCTCTACCTCGACAATCACCTGCTGGTCGTACGCAAACCCGCGGGCCTGCTCGTACAGGGCAACCACACCGGCGACAAAAACTTGCTGGACATGGGCAAAGCCTATCTCAAAGTCAAATTCAACAAACCCGGCAACGTATTTCTCGGACTCGTACACCGATTGGACCGCCCCGTATCTGGCGTAGTCGTCTTTGCGCGCACATCGACATCAGCGCGCCGCTTATCGCAACAATTTCGAGAGCGAACCGTTGAAAAACGCTATATCGCTCTCGTCCACGGCAAAACCCCCGAAAACGGCCATCTCGTAAACCACATCGCGCGGCGGCAAACAAAAAGCCGCATCGTAACCCCTCCTCATGGACAACGCGCAGAACTCACCTACGAGCGACTGGCATACCATAACGGCGTCTCCTCAGTACGCGTGGACCTCGCCACCGGGCGCCATCACCAAATACGCGTACAATTCGCAGACATAGGCCACCCCGTACTGGGCGATTTTAAATACGGATCGCGCAAACCATTTCCCAACCGCGCCATCGCCCTCCACGCACAGAGCCTGACCATAACACACCCGACAAAAAAGGAACGCATGACCTTTGAAACCCGACCAGAAACATTCTGGCCCAAATCTTTCACATAGCTTTAGAGCACACCCCACTCATGACCGAACAAATAACCTATCGCAATCGCAAAACAGATGAAATGATCTCCGAACCGCTCATATTGCCCCGCATTCAATATGCTGTCGCGCGATCTCGCGTCGCAATATTTGTTTACAACATATTCCTGAACACATACCCATTTTGCTGGCTACTCGGCAAATGGATGGACCTGTCGGGATCGCAAAAAAAAATCCAACCATTCGTCCAAAAATACGACATCAACCTCAACGAAATCGAATTGCCCCTGAACCAATACAAAAATCTAAACGCCTTTTTCTCGCGCAAACTCAAACCCGACGCACGCCCCTT contains these protein-coding regions:
- a CDS encoding RNA pseudouridine synthase → MDILYLDNHLLVVRKPAGLLVQGNHTGDKNLLDMGKAYLKVKFNKPGNVFLGLVHRLDRPVSGVVVFARTSTSARRLSQQFRERTVEKRYIALVHGKTPENGHLVNHIARRQTKSRIVTPPHGQRAELTYERLAYHNGVSSVRVDLATGRHHQIRVQFADIGHPVLGDFKYGSRKPFPNRAIALHAQSLTITHPTKKERMTFETRPETFWPKSFT
- a CDS encoding pectic acid lyase, whose translation is MKRFFVLLLMVSAPLGADESLHRAAIDAMVVATRYFRTDVATNGGYLWRYKTDFSMREGEGAASPSTIWVQPPGTPAVGMAFLEAYEATGDTLFLNGAVEAARALVWGQLASGGWDYRIDFDAEGSKRWHFRRDVERGDGDTGNRRNRTTLDDNNTQSALQLLMRVDKVQDFEDEEVHAAVLFGLDALLKAQYPNGAWPQRFEVFPDPEKFPVKKARYPNTWSRTYPNTRYLDYYTFNDNAIADVIETMVEAYDVYGDVRYLDAAKRGGDFIILAQMPEPQPAWAQQYNLDMEPTWARRFEPPSVTGGESFGVLQVLLDLYLATGEERFLDPIPGALDWAKRSLLPDGRLARFYELQTNRPLFFTRDYVLTYDDSDLPTHYAFKVSGNRIERVEVLYNRIRAEGREKILSERGRVTSPGVDRVREVIDALDGRGRWVEQGSLRNPENRRERIEAEILSCRTFIRNLSLLARYVRSERK
- a CDS encoding aldo/keto reductase, encoding MPELETRRLGRTELKPKAIGLGCAFLGSPQRVSDDEGIATVREAIDRGINFIDTSAAYGGGESERRVGLALQGGYREKVYLQTKAGTHRDRRHDFSAKSIRWTVENSLRQLKTDYIDALLIHDPRDIEEVYSPGFASDELLKMRDEGLIGYTGIGCRSHDFHRYAIETGVCDIVITFLDYTLLSQTAAETTIPLALEHDVGLILASVQGMGLLAGPKPDVELSGRRYPGQAERAVAMWEWCNARGISIRRFALQFCLAAPLNGNGMLLVGPASPRELDEVLSDATADVDLDLWGEFERAFGVGL